The Haloplanus sp. GDY1 genomic sequence CCGCTCGGCACTGTCACCGGCCGGACCGCGTCTTCCCGCCGAGAAGCAGTTCTCGTGAAGACATGAACGGATTGCGGACGACCCGCCGTCCGGAACGTCGAAACCCGTCCCGGGAGATCACCCGGAGTCGCCGGGTCCGATCCGTCGTCGAACCCCGATCCGAGCGCACACGGAGCGCGCCGGGTTCCGTGACGGGGTGTGACGTTTAGTATCCCACCCGCCAAACGGACGGTATGGCCGGTGAACTTCCACGTCAGCAGTTCGTCCTCGACACGTCGCTGTTCCTCACCGAGGAGATTCGCCGGGGGGACGAATCGCTGGAGACGGCCGTCCGCCGTCTGCTCGACCTGGTGGCGACGGCCCGCCTCGAACTCAACATCTCCTGTTACATGCCGCCCTCCATCCACGACGAACTCGGCGCGATGCTCCGGGACAGGGACGTGGAGGACGAGGTGTTCTCCCGACTCGACACCTGGGTGGTGCGAAAGAGCCCCGACCGGTACGGCGTGTCCATCCCCGCCAACATCGTCTACAACTTCATCGACGAGATGAGCGACCGAGTGGATCGGGGGCTGCGAGTCTCCGAGGCGGCGATCCGCGAGGTGGAGCAACTCGACCCCGAGGACCTGACCGCCGACGGGCACGACGAGTACATGACCGCCGCCGACCGCGTGCTCTCGAACATGCGCGACAAGTACCGACGGGCGCTCCGACAGGGGGTCCTCGATTCCCGGGAGGACTTCGACTTGCTCGTCCTCGCGCGCGAACTCGACGCGGGCGTGGTGACCGAGGATCGCGGAATCATCTCCTGGGCCGACGAGTTCGGCCTCCGCTACGTCCGCGGTGGCCAGTTCCCGACCCTCCTCGAGGAGTACGTGCGCGCGACCGGCGGCGAGCGCGGGGCCGCCGAGGAGTGACGGCGGGGACTGGCTCCGGGCCGATCGGCGAGACGCCCCTATCGGTCGACGGGAACATGCGGGGACTATATATGTGGAGTTGGCTCATCAGGGCACATGGACGAGACGGCCGAGCCGGGCCGCGTGCTCTACGTCGACGACCGGGAGACCGCGGTGGCGACGGCGGATCGTCTCGAACGGCTGAGCGACGACCTGACCGTCGAGGCCGCCACGGACGCGAGCGCCGCCCTCGACCGACTCGCGGGGGGACCGTTCGACTGCGTCGCCTACGCCGGGGACGGACTCGACTTCGTCGAGTCGGTTCGCGAGGTGGCCGCGGACCTCCCCGTCGTCCTCGTCGTCGAGTCGGAACGCGAAGGACTCGCCGGCGACGTGCTCGCCCGTGACGGCCTCGACTACTGCCGGGAACGACCGGGGTCGGCCGGCGACGAGGTGCTCGTCAACCGACTCGAACACGCCGTCGAGCGGAATCGCGCGGCGGCCGACCGCGTCGACCGGCTCGTCGCTGCCGTCTGTCGGGCGCTCGTCGACGCGGAGACGAGGGACGAAGTCGAACGGCGCGTCCGTGACACCCTGGACGACGCCGGCTACACCGCCTGGATCGGCGACTACGATCCGGAGCGTGGCGTCGTCGACCCGCAGGTTGCCACCGGGAACGCGAGCGCCCTCGACCGGATCGAAGTCGAAACCGACGACGCCCCGGCGGCACGGGCCGTCGAAACGCGCGAACCGGTCGTCGCGAGGGCGCGGACGACCGTGGGCGCCGTGTCCCGCGGTGGCGGCGAGACCGACCCCGGCGTCACGATGACCGTCCCGCTGGTCAGCGGGGAGACGATCCACGGCGTCCTCCAGGTGTGTACGGACCGGACGGAGGGATTCGGAGCCCGGGAGCGCGAGGCCCTGTCGACGCTCGGAACGGACATCGCCGACGCCATCGCCCGCGTCGAGGCCCGCACCCGTCGGGAGCGGCGGCAGCGACAGTTCCGGAGCGCCGTCGAACACGCCGGCCACGTCGTGTTGATCACCGACACCGACGGTCGGATCACGTACGTCAACGACGCCTTCGAGTCCGTCACCGGCTACACCGCGTCGGAGGCGCTCGGGCGCCGTCCCTCGATGCTCCAGTCCGGCGAACACGACGAGGCGTTCTACCGCGACCTCTGGGAGACGATTTCGTCCGGCGACACCTGGGAGGGCGAAGTCGTCAACGAACGCAAGGACGGCACACGGTACGTCATCGATCAGACCATCGCCCCGATCACGGGCGACGACAGCGACACCGACGGCTTCGTCGCCATCAACCGCGACGTCACGTCG encodes the following:
- a CDS encoding RNA ligase partner protein, with product MAGELPRQQFVLDTSLFLTEEIRRGDESLETAVRRLLDLVATARLELNISCYMPPSIHDELGAMLRDRDVEDEVFSRLDTWVVRKSPDRYGVSIPANIVYNFIDEMSDRVDRGLRVSEAAIREVEQLDPEDLTADGHDEYMTAADRVLSNMRDKYRRALRQGVLDSREDFDLLVLARELDAGVVTEDRGIISWADEFGLRYVRGGQFPTLLEEYVRATGGERGAAEE